The proteins below are encoded in one region of ANME-2 cluster archaeon:
- the thiC gene encoding phosphomethylpyrimidine synthase ThiC has product MEKGKTQVELAKNGVITRQMKDVSSCEGIDPKVIRGRLAEGSLVIMTRGLVSVAIGKGATTKVNVNIGNSSAMIDPKEELEKAMVAERYKADTLTDLSMGGNIPAIRRSIYRHTTLPITTVPIYQSVARQGIYSMTEDHLLNNIQQHVDEGVSSMVLHCIERNCIEKLKGHPRIMGMVSKGGSFTSIYMLTNECDNPFIDNFDHILETLKENDVILSLGNTMRSGCINDTPDSPQQQEMMTNMRLARQANQAGVQVIVEGMGGHVRASEVAGYVRYHKDAGDFPLFVAGPLPTDVAVGYDHIAGAVGASMAAGAGADYLCYITPSEHLRLPTVDDVKEGLVAFRIAAHIGDSIKFDARLQDRELAKHRAVMDWDGQMQYAIEPEKASGMCPEKGPCTMCGDFCALTIMHDFLDGNNRNNRNNSN; this is encoded by the coding sequence ATGGAAAAAGGCAAAACACAAGTAGAACTGGCAAAAAATGGCGTTATTACCAGACAGATGAAAGATGTGTCGTCCTGTGAAGGTATTGACCCTAAAGTGATCCGGGGTCGGCTGGCAGAAGGCAGTCTGGTAATAATGACCCGGGGCCTGGTCTCAGTAGCAATAGGCAAGGGGGCCACCACCAAGGTAAATGTGAACATCGGAAATTCCAGTGCAATGATCGACCCGAAAGAAGAACTTGAAAAGGCCATGGTGGCAGAAAGATACAAAGCTGATACCCTGACCGACCTGTCAATGGGCGGGAACATACCCGCAATCAGGCGTTCCATCTACAGGCATACCACCCTGCCTATAACCACAGTACCCATATACCAGTCAGTGGCCCGGCAGGGTATCTACTCTATGACTGAAGACCACCTGCTAAATAATATCCAGCAGCATGTCGATGAAGGTGTCAGCTCTATGGTCCTGCACTGTATTGAGCGTAACTGTATTGAGAAATTAAAAGGTCATCCCCGCATTATGGGCATGGTATCGAAGGGCGGCTCTTTTACCAGCATATACATGCTTACCAATGAATGCGACAATCCTTTCATAGATAATTTTGATCATATCCTGGAAACTTTAAAGGAGAATGATGTGATACTATCCCTGGGCAATACCATGCGCAGCGGCTGCATCAATGATACACCCGATTCTCCACAGCAACAGGAGATGATGACAAACATGAGACTGGCCAGGCAGGCAAACCAGGCCGGGGTCCAGGTAATTGTGGAAGGTATGGGTGGGCATGTGCGTGCATCAGAGGTGGCCGGATACGTCAGATACCACAAAGATGCAGGGGATTTCCCGTTGTTCGTGGCCGGACCGCTGCCTACTGATGTAGCTGTTGGCTATGACCACATTGCAGGGGCAGTGGGTGCATCCATGGCTGCGGGTGCGGGTGCGGATTACCTGTGCTATATCACACCCTCTGAACATCTGAGGCTGCCTACGGTGGATGATGTGAAGGAAGGGTTGGTGGCATTTCGCATTGCCGCACATATTGGTGATTCCATCAAGTTCGATGCCAGACTACAGGACAGGGAACTGGCAAAACATAGGGCGGTCATGGACTGGGACGGACAGATGCAGTATGCGATCGAGCCTGAAAAGGCATCAGGCATGTGTCCTGAAAAGGGACCGTGTACTATGTGCGGGGATTTCTGCGCCCTTACAATTATGCATGATTTTCTTGATGGGAATAATAGGAATAATAGGAATAATAGTAACTAA
- the cofE gene encoding coenzyme F420-0:L-glutamate ligase produces the protein MPDKLELFGIKTPLIGPGDDMGSVLISSIRESGMTIMDDDIVVLAESAVATAEGRLVDLNDVEVGKKASELGLKYAVDPREMELILGECDEVIGGVPGAVLTITKGNLSPNAGIDGSNAPPDCVVLLPEDPASSAKRIKKQLEAAFSCRLGVVVGDSRTQPMRLGCVGIALGCSGLRPVEDARGSKDLFGKELTITSKATADNLVSAAQLIMGEAGEGIPAVVVRGLDGIEDGNCEIPIFSKDECMYYSNIAH, from the coding sequence ATGCCAGATAAACTTGAATTATTCGGAATAAAGACGCCGCTGATCGGGCCGGGTGATGATATGGGCAGCGTGCTCATAAGCTCTATCAGGGAAAGCGGTATGACCATCATGGACGACGATATTGTGGTGCTGGCCGAATCGGCTGTGGCCACTGCCGAAGGCAGGCTGGTTGACCTGAATGATGTTGAGGTAGGGAAAAAAGCCAGTGAACTGGGATTAAAGTATGCTGTTGACCCCAGGGAGATGGAGTTGATACTTGGGGAGTGCGATGAGGTCATCGGAGGCGTACCTGGCGCAGTACTTACCATTACCAAGGGTAACCTGTCGCCTAATGCCGGAATAGATGGTTCAAACGCACCGCCTGACTGTGTGGTGCTACTGCCTGAGGACCCGGCATCAAGTGCCAAGCGTATCAAAAAACAGCTTGAAGCAGCCTTTAGCTGCCGCCTGGGTGTCGTTGTTGGTGACAGCCGTACGCAGCCTATGCGGCTCGGGTGTGTGGGGATAGCACTGGGTTGTTCGGGCCTGCGTCCTGTGGAGGATGCACGGGGGTCAAAGGACCTGTTCGGGAAGGAACTTACTATTACCAGCAAGGCCACGGCTGACAACCTGGTATCTGCGGCGCAGCTTATCATGGGTGAGGCTGGTGAGGGGATCCCTGCAGTGGTTGTGAGGGGACTGGATGGTATTGAGGACGGAAATTGCGAGATACCTATTTTTTCAAAGGATGAGTGTATGTATTACAGCAATATTGCACATTAA
- a CDS encoding TIGR00725 family protein: protein MKQERKFQVGVIGAGTCTPEEAQAAYIVGQEIARRGAVLVCGGLGGVMEAACQGSKDAGGTTVGIVPTSRKEDANPYVDIVIVTNMGHARNAIVVSSSDILVAVAGQYGTLCEIALGLKMGKTVVSLAGGWDIEGVVTAKSPELAVDTAFKILLQ from the coding sequence ATGAAACAAGAAAGAAAATTCCAGGTAGGCGTCATCGGGGCAGGCACATGCACCCCGGAGGAAGCACAAGCCGCATACATAGTCGGCCAGGAGATCGCCAGGCGGGGTGCGGTACTGGTATGCGGGGGCCTGGGCGGCGTCATGGAAGCTGCCTGCCAGGGCTCAAAGGATGCGGGCGGGACAACAGTTGGGATAGTGCCCACATCCCGCAAAGAAGATGCCAACCCTTACGTGGACATAGTAATAGTAACAAACATGGGCCATGCCAGGAACGCCATCGTAGTCAGCTCATCAGACATCCTGGTAGCAGTGGCAGGACAATACGGTACCCTGTGCGAGATCGCCCTGGGCCTGAAAATGGGAAAAACCGTAGTGTCACTTGCAGGCGGATGGGATATTGAAGGTGTAGTGACTGCAAAGAGCCCAGAGCTTGCCGTGGATACAGCCTTTAAGATTCTTCTTCAATAA
- a CDS encoding Lrp/AsnC family transcriptional regulator: MSEEEMIELIKSNREGILQSDVRKSLGIDSKKCSRLVSKLMKKHLIRREPELAKGRNTFRLYPLTFSGPGEKHTKLLAKGKFSPCTGCNLDCVPETCYPLNEWIYAVIEEES, from the coding sequence ATGTCAGAAGAAGAAATGATCGAACTGATAAAATCCAACAGGGAAGGCATCCTGCAGAGTGATGTCAGGAAAAGCCTTGGGATAGACAGCAAGAAGTGTTCAAGGCTTGTTAGTAAACTGATGAAAAAACACCTGATACGCAGGGAGCCTGAACTGGCCAAGGGCAGGAACACTTTCAGGTTGTATCCCCTAACATTTTCCGGTCCCGGTGAAAAACATACTAAACTTCTTGCTAAGGGTAAGTTCAGCCCCTGTACTGGTTGTAACCTGGATTGTGTCCCTGAAACCTGCTACCCGCTGAACGAGTGGATATATGCCGTTATTGAAGAAGAATCTTAA
- a CDS encoding LSM domain-containing protein, protein MFPTKKVQSLIGQKIQVEMKGGKHILEGTLESADEYLNMHLTSTVEIVNGERSTSLGSVVLRGNNIIIINPIEN, encoded by the coding sequence TTGTTTCCAACTAAGAAAGTACAATCTTTAATAGGTCAGAAAATCCAGGTTGAAATGAAAGGGGGCAAGCACATCCTGGAAGGCACTTTAGAAAGCGCCGATGAATATCTAAATATGCACTTAACAAGTACGGTTGAGATCGTTAACGGTGAAAGATCTACTTCCCTGGGATCTGTGGTATTGCGGGGTAACAATATTATTATCATCAATCCGATTGAGAATTAG
- a CDS encoding class I SAM-dependent methyltransferase: MPYAVYDRDAFVTRTGLGPDMKVLNIGPDHITASQVAKSVESVVAAAVPDAGQARGIRSISNKVAPVVTNYNHQPFKGNCFDIIFSYHAVNYIQPGEVPGLLKEANRILKENGRFASMVWSLKPTNKAQSSHLILLGILEKLGMLYLHQFDEISRWLEGAGFEEITMELVSRNIPVPDNWVRTHLKWLKRGTDNYSGKKVTASPDIDKAIEDYKTHVKEHGEELLPSIQFTARRSAVLSGIDIL, translated from the coding sequence ATGCCATATGCAGTATATGACCGGGATGCATTTGTAACACGCACTGGTCTGGGTCCTGATATGAAAGTGTTAAACATAGGCCCGGACCATATTACGGCAAGCCAGGTTGCAAAAAGTGTGGAATCAGTCGTAGCTGCTGCTGTTCCAGATGCCGGGCAGGCCCGGGGCATACGCAGCATATCCAATAAAGTGGCCCCCGTCGTCACAAACTACAACCATCAGCCCTTCAAGGGCAATTGCTTTGATATTATCTTCTCATACCATGCCGTGAACTACATCCAGCCAGGCGAAGTCCCCGGACTACTTAAAGAGGCAAATCGCATATTGAAAGAGAACGGCAGGTTTGCATCAATGGTCTGGTCGCTGAAACCCACCAATAAGGCCCAGTCATCACATTTGATACTGCTTGGGATTCTTGAGAAGCTGGGTATGTTATATTTACACCAATTTGATGAGATATCCAGGTGGCTGGAAGGAGCAGGGTTTGAAGAGATAACTATGGAGCTGGTGAGCCGGAATATACCAGTTCCGGATAACTGGGTACGTACACATTTGAAATGGCTCAAACGCGGTACGGACAACTATTCAGGAAAAAAAGTAACTGCCTCCCCGGATATTGATAAAGCAATTGAGGATTATAAAACACATGTGAAGGAACACGGTGAGGAATTACTGCCCTCTATACAGTTTACGGCCCGTCGAAGTGCAGTGCTCTCAGGAATTGACATTCTATAA
- a CDS encoding UPF0058 family protein, with amino-acid sequence MHKEELIQLHTLMTQMKKYFEENGSDNGFSIYDNLGISPVHVHRSKAEHKHAIFVLGSEIASVISDDEFSGTGRTSARMNQLAEKAQSEVNL; translated from the coding sequence ATGCACAAAGAGGAACTAATCCAGCTTCACACTCTAATGACGCAGATGAAAAAGTACTTTGAAGAAAATGGATCGGACAATGGTTTTAGTATTTATGATAACTTGGGTATAAGTCCGGTTCATGTTCATAGGAGTAAAGCTGAGCATAAACATGCCATTTTTGTTTTGGGTAGCGAAATTGCAAGTGTGATTTCAGATGACGAATTTTCAGGTACTGGAAGGACGTCTGCACGAATGAACCAGCTTGCAGAAAAGGCGCAAAGTGAGGTAAACCTGTAA
- a CDS encoding ATP-binding protein, with product MHDIKLETTALVLTAEIYNRTKDLIADDLPSELRKHYWDMKEKTVLRPMNVTARDMEELLDIHDPQEIASSLPFMEYEEFGQKIRPTVFDIAAKWLAKQEHGVEYIKNNPVLAHFYENYDSLDVSYEAAIGQNEPKEASRQWVDSLIAHISTEKDTENLLKLVHITVPEEIDQTLDKLVLNQDQKDEMEKMVKAIQFKDYLKRIGLVEVGKLLFVGPPGTGKTSTARAMSAKLKLPFLEVRLSMITDQYLGETAKNIDRVFDLAKRMSPCILFIDEFDFMAKTRSSDENAALKRAVNSLLKAIDEISLVKHGVLLIGATNHPQLLDSAAWRRFDDILDFPLPDKEMRQDILDIIISEIEGEFDTEEIAAITKGYSGSDLKLVIRESVLNALMTDRMALNQDDLIRAVGEFNKRTSLKYIAEEEL from the coding sequence ATGCATGATATAAAATTGGAAACGACCGCCCTGGTCCTGACAGCTGAGATATATAACAGGACCAAGGATTTGATAGCAGACGACCTTCCCTCTGAACTCAGGAAACACTACTGGGACATGAAAGAAAAAACGGTACTAAGGCCTATGAATGTCACTGCCAGGGATATGGAAGAACTTCTTGATATTCATGACCCCCAGGAGATTGCAAGTTCCTTACCTTTTATGGAATATGAAGAGTTTGGGCAGAAAATAAGACCTACCGTCTTTGACATCGCTGCCAAGTGGCTTGCAAAACAGGAGCATGGAGTGGAATATATCAAGAACAATCCGGTGCTTGCACATTTTTATGAAAATTATGATTCCCTTGATGTAAGTTATGAAGCAGCAATCGGACAAAATGAGCCAAAAGAGGCCAGCCGGCAGTGGGTTGATTCACTTATAGCGCATATCAGCACTGAAAAGGATACTGAAAACCTGCTTAAACTGGTACATATAACTGTGCCAGAGGAGATTGACCAGACCCTTGATAAGCTTGTACTTAACCAGGACCAGAAGGACGAAATGGAAAAGATGGTCAAGGCTATACAGTTCAAGGACTACCTGAAAAGGATAGGTCTTGTAGAAGTAGGAAAACTATTATTCGTGGGCCCACCAGGCACTGGCAAGACCTCCACTGCCAGGGCCATGTCAGCCAAATTGAAACTGCCATTTTTAGAGGTCAGGCTATCTATGATCACAGACCAGTACCTGGGTGAGACTGCCAAGAACATCGACCGGGTGTTCGACCTGGCAAAAAGGATGAGTCCGTGTATCCTGTTCATTGATGAGTTCGATTTCATGGCCAAGACCCGCTCATCTGATGAAAACGCAGCCTTGAAACGGGCCGTGAACTCCCTGCTCAAGGCCATTGACGAGATCAGCCTGGTAAAGCACGGGGTCCTGCTGATCGGTGCAACTAACCATCCACAGCTCCTGGACAGTGCCGCATGGAGAAGGTTTGATGATATTTTAGATTTCCCCTTGCCAGATAAGGAGATGCGCCAGGATATCCTGGATATTATCATAAGTGAGATCGAGGGGGAGTTCGATACTGAAGAGATCGCAGCAATAACTAAAGGTTATTCAGGTTCTGATCTGAAATTGGTAATTAGGGAAAGTGTCTTAAATGCCCTGATGACCGACCGTATGGCATTGAACCAAGACGACCTGATCCGGGCAGTAGGCGAGTTCAACAAGAGGACTTCATTGAAATACATAGCTGAAGAAGAATTATGA
- a CDS encoding MBL fold metallo-hydrolase — MKVILLGTGDAIGTPKIGCHCPTCQDALNGGPSQRLRFSVLVEGPEGKVLVDTSPDLRYQMISHGLDHVDAVIWTHAHYDHYAGFGDFHRVQNHVPVYGLKDTLEYILQYLGFLKPVRNEVMPLEPFELAGLEFTLFPVNHPPLKESVGVMIRQGARKVVITGDTNEDIPKASQDIIRDADLMIIDAIVPPGINLVKHLNAKQAAELARRLGAKKVVFTHISHMFPPHAEAVKEWPLGVDGMEFLI; from the coding sequence ATGAAAGTCATACTGCTGGGCACAGGGGATGCTATCGGTACACCTAAGATCGGATGTCATTGCCCCACCTGCCAGGACGCACTTAATGGCGGTCCCAGCCAGAGACTCAGGTTCTCGGTATTAGTGGAGGGACCGGAGGGGAAAGTGCTGGTAGATACCAGCCCGGACCTGAGATATCAGATGATATCCCACGGACTGGATCATGTTGATGCCGTTATCTGGACCCATGCCCACTATGACCATTATGCGGGTTTTGGTGATTTCCACCGTGTCCAGAACCATGTCCCTGTATATGGGCTGAAAGATACCCTGGAGTATATCCTGCAATACCTGGGATTCCTGAAACCTGTGAGGAATGAGGTAATGCCCCTGGAACCCTTCGAATTAGCGGGTCTTGAGTTCACATTGTTCCCTGTCAATCACCCGCCATTAAAGGAATCGGTGGGTGTTATGATCCGGCAGGGCGCTCGGAAAGTAGTAATTACCGGGGATACAAACGAAGATATACCCAAGGCCAGCCAGGATATCATACGGGATGCAGACCTGATGATAATAGATGCCATCGTTCCCCCTGGTATCAACCTTGTTAAACACTTGAACGCCAAGCAAGCTGCCGAACTTGCCAGACGGCTTGGTGCCAAAAAAGTGGTGTTCACCCATATCAGCCACATGTTCCCACCCCACGCAGAGGCTGTCAAAGAATGGCCACTGGGTGTGGATGGTATGGAGTTTTTAATCTGA
- a CDS encoding DUF2111 domain-containing protein, with amino-acid sequence MAGLIISENSTAEELKPIALAIYGTMGLPITMRSKNHNGLRVENSKVVDYNYTGEYLEQALNIGKIVHGFAGSGPYKGMPVIVSPIKNRNSETIAALGTVNLSGYIDLKRF; translated from the coding sequence ATGGCCGGACTTATTATCTCAGAAAATTCAACAGCCGAAGAACTTAAACCCATAGCCTTGGCAATATATGGCACCATGGGACTTCCCATAACCATGCGAAGCAAGAACCATAACGGTCTCAGGGTCGAGAACAGCAAAGTAGTTGACTACAACTACACAGGGGAATACCTGGAACAGGCCTTAAATATCGGTAAGATCGTCCACGGTTTCGCAGGAAGCGGGCCGTATAAAGGCATGCCGGTCATAGTCTCACCTATAAAGAACCGTAACAGCGAGACCATCGCGGCATTGGGGACCGTAAACCTGTCAGGGTACATTGACCTGAAACGCTTTTAA
- a CDS encoding UPF0182 family protein yields the protein MKFNYKWEAIFALILLTIFTLPTLARLALDYLWFDSLGYASVFLVKYKMSILMLVVFTILAALILFLILQSGIKTLLKIGGSITSLWEQEFFTGQPKEYIEMETKGDLAKGVKAAKMPAIILIIMISVIQGLAASGSWLNVLMYLNRTPFGTADPIFNNDITFYVFELPFYKFLLSYLLTVLLLGLLVLAVLYATFNWKLLMKAPLNFRIVLGGFLTVLATRTYLGRYNILYSETGVVYGAGYIDVAIRQYIPIILAAIFILSALVILVSGWLDSTSVPSIPKILAGMIAAMLLISVLGGIATVVIQEYKVTPNELELERPYIMNNIAMTNTAYDLDEVEVRQYPLTYNLTDDVLEHPSIINARLWDYRPLMTIYQQKQAIRTYYGFNDVDVDRYDIDGTKQQVWLSAREIFYDQLHGKADTWLNKHVLYTHGIGVVMSPVNLVVDQGLPDMYIENIPPVSYIPSLEIEQPRIYYGERTDTYIFTGTGRDEFDYPSGDTNVGNTYDGTGGITMSGLNKLIATIALGELKILTSSDIDEDSRLHIERDVLDRTGLIAPYLLQDSDAYAIVGDDGHIYWMVNALVTTDKYPYSENLWIGNTRANYVQDSTKAVVDAYNGTVTYYIIENDPLLTAYSSIFPGVFKPMDSMPADLKQHIRYSSDLFQIQSTIYTDYHMKVPEVFYNREDRWQFAKEKYANSLIQVEPYNVLLEMDDSTDFIMMLPFTPVNKDNMIAWMAVNQDPPRYGQKILYEFSKDKLIYGPAQIEALIDQDEDISKDLTLWSQGGSQVIRGNLLVIPIKDSILYIEPLYISAESASSIPELKKILVVYENRVAMEDSLEEALLKVIGINVTSSAAPIPAGIGTVDMTMTELLEDTISNYDAAQEYLKSGDLENYGRKMKIVDSLMERLAQLVEESTG from the coding sequence TTCTTCACCGGGCAGCCAAAAGAATACATTGAGATGGAAACGAAAGGTGACCTGGCCAAAGGGGTGAAGGCTGCAAAGATGCCTGCCATTATTTTGATAATCATGATCTCAGTGATACAGGGACTGGCAGCCTCAGGCTCATGGCTGAATGTCCTGATGTACCTGAACCGGACACCTTTTGGCACAGCCGACCCTATTTTCAATAATGATATAACCTTTTATGTGTTCGAACTGCCGTTCTACAAATTCCTGCTGAGCTATTTACTCACAGTCCTGCTCCTTGGGCTTCTTGTCCTGGCAGTCCTGTATGCAACATTTAACTGGAAACTGTTGATGAAAGCACCCTTGAACTTCAGGATTGTACTGGGGGGTTTTTTGACTGTCCTGGCCACCAGGACGTACCTGGGACGTTACAATATCCTGTACAGTGAAACAGGCGTAGTCTACGGTGCAGGATATATCGATGTGGCCATAAGGCAGTACATTCCTATTATACTCGCTGCGATCTTCATACTCTCGGCCCTGGTGATACTGGTGTCAGGATGGCTGGATAGCACATCTGTACCTTCGATCCCGAAGATACTGGCAGGCATGATCGCTGCCATGCTACTCATTTCAGTCCTTGGTGGAATTGCCACCGTGGTCATCCAGGAATACAAGGTCACGCCAAATGAACTGGAACTGGAAAGACCTTACATCATGAACAATATCGCTATGACCAATACCGCCTATGATCTTGACGAGGTCGAGGTCAGGCAATATCCCCTGACATACAACCTCACCGATGATGTCCTTGAGCACCCTTCCATCATCAATGCCAGATTGTGGGATTACCGCCCCCTCATGACCATATACCAGCAGAAACAGGCGATACGCACTTATTATGGCTTCAATGACGTGGATGTGGACAGGTATGATATCGACGGCACAAAGCAACAGGTATGGTTATCGGCAAGGGAGATATTCTATGACCAGCTGCACGGCAAGGCCGATACCTGGCTTAACAAACACGTACTCTACACCCACGGTATCGGGGTGGTCATGTCCCCTGTGAACCTTGTAGTGGACCAGGGACTGCCAGATATGTATATTGAGAACATCCCGCCAGTAAGTTATATTCCGTCGCTGGAAATAGAGCAGCCCAGGATATACTACGGTGAAAGGACAGACACATATATTTTTACAGGTACGGGCAGGGATGAGTTCGATTATCCCAGCGGCGATACCAATGTGGGCAACACATATGACGGGACAGGCGGGATCACTATGAGTGGACTGAACAAGCTCATCGCTACCATCGCACTGGGTGAACTTAAGATACTTACATCCTCTGATATTGATGAGGACAGCAGACTGCATATCGAACGTGATGTGCTGGACCGCACCGGCCTTATTGCCCCGTACTTGCTCCAGGATTCGGATGCTTATGCAATTGTGGGTGACGACGGGCATATCTACTGGATGGTCAATGCTCTTGTGACAACTGACAAGTATCCCTACTCAGAAAACCTGTGGATCGGCAACACCAGGGCTAACTATGTCCAGGATTCCACAAAGGCAGTCGTTGATGCATACAACGGGACCGTCACTTATTATATCATCGAAAATGACCCGTTGCTCACTGCTTATTCAAGCATATTCCCTGGTGTATTTAAGCCGATGGACTCAATGCCTGCTGACCTGAAACAGCATATCAGGTATTCTTCTGACCTGTTCCAGATACAATCCACCATCTATACCGATTATCATATGAAAGTGCCCGAGGTGTTCTACAACCGGGAGGACAGATGGCAGTTTGCAAAAGAGAAATATGCTAATTCATTGATACAGGTTGAGCCTTATAATGTACTGCTGGAAATGGACGATTCCACTGATTTCATAATGATGCTGCCTTTCACACCAGTCAACAAGGACAATATGATCGCCTGGATGGCAGTGAACCAGGACCCCCCACGATACGGCCAGAAGATACTGTATGAGTTCTCAAAGGATAAACTGATATACGGTCCGGCCCAGATCGAGGCGCTGATAGACCAGGATGAGGATATCTCAAAAGACCTGACTCTGTGGAGCCAGGGCGGTTCACAGGTTATCAGGGGTAACTTGCTGGTTATTCCAATAAAGGATTCCATACTCTATATCGAACCTCTTTACATCTCGGCAGAGTCTGCATCCAGCATCCCTGAACTGAAGAAGATACTGGTAGTGTACGAGAACAGGGTGGCTATGGAGGATTCGCTTGAAGAGGCACTTCTGAAAGTGATTGGTATAAATGTCACGTCAAGTGCTGCCCCAATTCCTGCTGGGATCGGGACTGTGGATATGACAATGACTGAATTGCTGGAGGATACTATCTCAAATTATGATGCAGCCCAGGAGTACCTTAAGTCAGGGGACCTTGAGAACTACGGTCGTAAGATGAAGATAGTGGACAGCCTTATGGAGAGGCTTGCACAGCTTGTAGAGGAAAGTACTGGTTAA